CCTTTCCCTTCGGGCTGGCCGTGGCCCTGGCCGGCTGCGGCATCGACCCGAGGCTGGCCGGCAGCCATAACACCGGGGCGACCAACGTCGCCCGGCTTTGCGGCACGCGCTACGGGGTGGTCACCTTGCTGCTCGACCTGGCCAAGGGCCTCGTGCCCGTGCTGGTGGCCCGGGCCCTGTCCGATTCGGCCGTGCTGCTCTCGCTCGTCATCGTCGTCGCCGTGGCCGGGCACATGTTTTCGGTCTTCCTCTACGGCAAGGGCGGCAAGGGCGTGGCCACGACCATCGGCGTGTTCCTGGCCGCGGCGCCGCTGCCGGCGCTTATTTCCGTGGCCGCCTGCGTGGCCGTTATCAAGGTCACGGGCTTCGTGTCCGCCGGTTCGCTGACCCTGGCCGTCTGCCTGCCGATCCTGGTCTTTTTTCTCGGCCCCTGCGCGTTGACCCTGGCCGCCCTGGTGGTGGCCGGGCTGGTGATCGCCAAGCACCGCGAAAACATCGCCCGCTTGCGGGCCGGCCAGGAAAAGCCCTGGCGCAAGGGTGCCGCTGCGGCATGATCCACGTGTTGTACGCTTTCGCGGCCCTGGTCGCGATCAACGCCCCGGCCATGTGGGGCCTGGCCCGGTTGCGTCCGGGCCGGGGCCGCACCGCCGGCATGGGGGCGCTCGTGGCCCTGGACGCGGCCGTGCTCGTCTGCCTGGTCATCGAAATCGGCATGGCCCTTTTTTTCGCCCAGTCCGACGGCTTCAACCTCACCATGTCCAGCCGCAACTGGTTCGCCCGGCATTGGCATCCGGTCAATGCCCTGGGCTACCGCGACGCCGAGCCCGGGCCCAAGGTCCCGGGGGAAAAGCTCGTGCTGGTGGTGGGGGATTCCTTTGCCGCCGGCCATGGCATCGACCGGGCCGAGGACCGCTTCGGCGACGTGCTGGCCCGGGACCTGGGCTCCGGCTGGCGGGTGGCCAACGCGGCGCAAATCGGCTGGGACACGGTGGACGAGGACCAGGCCCTGCGGGCCTATCCCCTGGCGCCGGACGTGGTCGTGCTGGCCTATTTCGTCAACGACATCTACCGGGCGGCGCAAAAGGCCGACTTCCCCCTGCCCTTCACCATCCAGTTCCCCAGAAGCGCCGTGGCCAAGTACCTGGTCGACCACTTCGCCCTGGCCAATTTCGTCTACTGGCGCCTGGCGCGGATGGGCAATGTGGACGACGCCGCCAAGGGCTTCTGGGACCGGCTTCGGGCCGCCTACGTCGATCCGGCCGTCTGGGCCGCCCACGAGGCCGAGCTCGATTCCCTGGTCGACTGGTGCCGGGAGCACCGGGCGCGCCTGATCGCGCTGGTCATCCCGAGCCTGGCCGACGTGTCCGGCACCGCGCCCATGACGGCCAAGGTCGCGGCCTATTTCCGGCAACGCGGCGTGGAGGTCGTGGACCTGACGCCGCTGCTGGCCGGCCGCGCGCCGTCGACGCTCGTGGTCAACGGCGTGGACAGCCACGCCAACGTGGCGCTCAACGCCGAGATGGCCGTCCTGCTGCGCCGGGCCATCCTGGCCGGGGGGGGCGGCGAGGGAGCGGCCGCGTCCGCCCCGCCCGCGGCGCCCCGATAAACGCCAGCCGCCGCGCAAACATCAGGAGCCCGCGATGGACAAGGCCTTCGTCATCGTCGACATGCTCAACGATTTCATCACCCCCGGGGGCAACCTCTTTTTTCCCAAGGGCCAGGGCGCCGTCGCGCCCATCGTCCGGCTGCGCCAGGCTTTCCGGGCCGTCGGCGCGCCCGTGATCTACGACAACGACGCCCATCCCGAGGATTCCGAGGAATTCGCCCACTGGCCCGTCCACTGCGTCATGGGCACCCACGGGGCGCGCATCGTCGACGCCCTGGCCGCCGGGCCCGGGGACATCGTCATCCACAAGGACGCCTTGTCGCTTTTCGCCGACGGCCGGGCCGCCCGGGTGTTGCGGGGCTTGGGGGTGAAGCGGCTTTACGTCGCCGGCGTGGCCACGGAATACTGCGTCAAGGAAGCCGTGCTCCATGCCCTGGAAGCGGGCTTTGCCGCGACCGTGGTCCGCGACGCCATCGCCGCCGTGGACCTCGATCCCGAGGACGGGGCGCGCGCCGTGGCGGCCATGGCCGCGGCCGGGGCGGATTTCGCCACCACCGAGGAACTGCTGGCCGAGCTGTCCGGATAGGGCCGCCGCGCTTAGGCGATGGGCGGGGCGTCGACCAGGCGCATGGTCAAAAGCATCTTGCCGTCGGGAAGGGGCACGGCCGTGAACTCCATGTTCCGGTCGATGCCGTCGCCGCAGCGGACCGGAAAAATCCTTGAGCCTTGCCGGCCGATGGCCGCCTGCCAGTCGGCGGCGACGCGAGCCCGCAGGCCCGGGTCCGGGTAGGCTTTTTCCAGCCAGGTGGCGGCGTCGGGAATCTCGTCCGGCCCGTAGCCCACGATATCTATGAACGCCTTGTTGAGAAACAGCGTGCGTCCGTCCGGGCCGACCAGACTGGCCGCGTAGGGCACGTGGTCGAGGATGGCGCGCAGCTGTCCCGCGCTTTGGCGCACCTCCTCCCGGGCCCGTTCCAGGGCCGTGACGTCCTCGGCGTGGAGCATGACCGTGTCCGGCGCGGCGAAGACGAAGGTCATGTCGAAGAGGCCGGCTTCGGGCGCCCCGGGCGGGCGGAAGGCCAGCCGTTTGCGGCTGGTCCGGCGGGCCTCGAAGGCGCTCCACAGGGCCAGGTAGACGTCCGGGGCCCCGTCGAAGATGGCCCCGGCCGGCGCTTCCAGGCAGGGGGCGATCCGTCCCCGGAAAAGCGCCTCGGCCGCCTTGTTGGCGTCGACCAGCACGAGTTCGCGGTCCCGCAGGGCGAAGGTCAGGCTCGGCAGGGGAAAATTGCGCAGATGGGTCTGGAGGCGTTCTTCGCGGGCCGTCAGTTCCTCTTCCATCCGCTTGCGTTCGGTGATGTCCTCGACGAACCCCTCCACCACCGGCTGCCCGTCGTGCACGACCAGCCGGACGCACAGCCGGCCGATAAACGGCGTGCCGTCCCGGCGCCGGTTGAGGACTTCCAGGCGATGCGGCCCGCTGTCGCGCTGCAGCTGGGTGACGATTTCCGTCCGCTTGCCCGGGTCCAGGAAGACCTTGGCCGCGGCCTGGCCGATGTGGTCGAGCATTTCCCGGGGCGTGGCGTAGCCGAACAGGCGGGCCATGGCCGGGTTGACCGAGAGGATGCGGCCGCCCGGCGTGGACCGGAAAAGCCCCAGGCCGGCGTCGTCGAAAAGCTGGTGGTAGCGGGACTCCCCGGATTCCTCGCCCGGCGCGGACCGCCGTTCCCCGGTGACGTCGCGGCCGTAGCCGTTGACCGAGCCGTTGCCGGGAATCGGGCACAGGGCGATTTCCACGATCCTGTCGCCAAGGAGGATGTCGACGCGTTGGGCGGTGCCCGTTTCCCGGGCCAGGTTCGCCGCCTCGGCCAGGGGAGGGGCCGCGGGGTCGCCCATGGTCATGGCCAGGCCGTCCAAAAGGGGCGCGCTGGCCGGATTGGCGTAGGCCAGTCGGCCGTCCGGGCCGAGGCGCAGGACCGGATGGGGATTGTCCTCGGGGAACCGGGACATGGAGCGCAGGTTTTCCTGGGCCTGCCATTCGGTGGTGACGTCCTGCACCGTGCCGTGGATGCGCGTGAGCTGGCCGGAGGCATCCCGCTCGCCCCGGGCCACGGCCTTGGCATGGCGCCACAGGCCGTCGGCCCGGCGGAAGCGATAGATGTAGCGCAGGGGGCCCTTGCCGGCCAGCAGCTTGCGGCGCACCGCCGCGACGACCGGCCGGTCGTCGGGATGCACCAGGGCGAGGAAGTCTCCGTAGTTCGGGATGGGGCTGTCCGAGTGCAGGCCGAAGATGCGCTGGAATTCCTCGGACCAGAAATCCTGGCCCGTGACCAGGTCGCGGGTGAAGCTGCCGACCCGGGCCAGGCGTTGGGTTTCGCGAAAGGAGGTGGCCAGGGTGCGCAGGTCGTGCCAGGGCGAGAGGCCCGGTTCGGGCAGGGCGGCCAGCTCCCGGATCAGGGGGAAAAGCGCGCCCGGCCGGGCCAGAAGGGCCAGGCGCACGTCCGCCGGGACCTTGCCGGCCAGGGCCAGGAGGGTATCCGGCGGTTCGCCCAGTTCGGCGGCC
The DNA window shown above is from Solidesulfovibrio sp. and carries:
- a CDS encoding PAS domain S-box protein; this encodes MLEPHPFGRRIREKRQALLAADPAYSLRRLAARLGIQPSYLSRLERGASPSLSEEHLLALAAELGEPPDTLLALAGKVPADVRLALLARPGALFPLIRELAALPEPGLSPWHDLRTLATSFRETQRLARVGSFTRDLVTGQDFWSEEFQRIFGLHSDSPIPNYGDFLALVHPDDRPVVAAVRRKLLAGKGPLRYIYRFRRADGLWRHAKAVARGERDASGQLTRIHGTVQDVTTEWQAQENLRSMSRFPEDNPHPVLRLGPDGRLAYANPASAPLLDGLAMTMGDPAAPPLAEAANLARETGTAQRVDILLGDRIVEIALCPIPGNGSVNGYGRDVTGERRSAPGEESGESRYHQLFDDAGLGLFRSTPGGRILSVNPAMARLFGYATPREMLDHIGQAAAKVFLDPGKRTEIVTQLQRDSGPHRLEVLNRRRDGTPFIGRLCVRLVVHDGQPVVEGFVEDITERKRMEEELTAREERLQTHLRNFPLPSLTFALRDRELVLVDANKAAEALFRGRIAPCLEAPAGAIFDGAPDVYLALWSAFEARRTSRKRLAFRPPGAPEAGLFDMTFVFAAPDTVMLHAEDVTALERAREEVRQSAGQLRAILDHVPYAASLVGPDGRTLFLNKAFIDIVGYGPDEIPDAATWLEKAYPDPGLRARVAADWQAAIGRQGSRIFPVRCGDGIDRNMEFTAVPLPDGKMLLTMRLVDAPPIA
- a CDS encoding isochorismatase family cysteine hydrolase, whose protein sequence is MDKAFVIVDMLNDFITPGGNLFFPKGQGAVAPIVRLRQAFRAVGAPVIYDNDAHPEDSEEFAHWPVHCVMGTHGARIVDALAAGPGDIVIHKDALSLFADGRAARVLRGLGVKRLYVAGVATEYCVKEAVLHALEAGFAATVVRDAIAAVDLDPEDGARAVAAMAAAGADFATTEELLAELSG
- the plsY gene encoding glycerol-3-phosphate 1-O-acyltransferase PlsY; this encodes MGLSFVAACGLYLVLTYLVAAFPFGLAVALAGCGIDPRLAGSHNTGATNVARLCGTRYGVVTLLLDLAKGLVPVLVARALSDSAVLLSLVIVVAVAGHMFSVFLYGKGGKGVATTIGVFLAAAPLPALISVAACVAVIKVTGFVSAGSLTLAVCLPILVFFLGPCALTLAALVVAGLVIAKHRENIARLRAGQEKPWRKGAAAA
- a CDS encoding SGNH/GDSL hydrolase family protein, which gives rise to MIHVLYAFAALVAINAPAMWGLARLRPGRGRTAGMGALVALDAAVLVCLVIEIGMALFFAQSDGFNLTMSSRNWFARHWHPVNALGYRDAEPGPKVPGEKLVLVVGDSFAAGHGIDRAEDRFGDVLARDLGSGWRVANAAQIGWDTVDEDQALRAYPLAPDVVVLAYFVNDIYRAAQKADFPLPFTIQFPRSAVAKYLVDHFALANFVYWRLARMGNVDDAAKGFWDRLRAAYVDPAVWAAHEAELDSLVDWCREHRARLIALVIPSLADVSGTAPMTAKVAAYFRQRGVEVVDLTPLLAGRAPSTLVVNGVDSHANVALNAEMAVLLRRAILAGGGGEGAAASAPPAAPR